The following DNA comes from Anopheles coustani chromosome 2, idAnoCousDA_361_x.2, whole genome shotgun sequence.
aaggaaaagtATCCGCTCGGTGTCGGCTCGCTGCTGAGCGGTGGCGCACCGAACGAGGGTAGCGGTATGCGCGGGGGCGGTGGGGTGGCGTCGGGGACGGGTCTATCGGCTCAgcaggcggcggcggcagcggcagcggcggcggccgcgGCAAACCGTGATATGTACCACCAGATGCCTCCGAATGGCTACATGCCGAACGGGTACACGATGATGCACGATCCGTCCTCGGCGGCGGCCTACCAGTCGCAGCACTACATGAGCaattaccaccaccatcaccggtACGACATGGGCCagatggcggcggcggcggccgcatCCGGAGCCGGCGCTGGTTCGCTGAACAGCTACATGAACGCCACCGGTTACGGCGGTATGTATGGTGGGGGCGGCGGTGGAGGAACGGTATCCGGTGGCCAGACGTCGCCGTACGGTGGaagcggcggtggtggtggcctaCAGCAACCCGGATCACCGTACAGCACGACAATCCAGCAGCAACCCGGCTCGCCGTACGGTCTCAACCATCAGCCCGGAAGCGCCCTGTCCTGCCAAAGCCACAGCCCGAGCGATTCGAGCGTCAAATCGGAGCCGGTCTCACCGAGCCCGATCGCAACcgccaccaacaacaacctgACGATGAAGCGCGAGTACGGCGTGggccagcaccagcagcaacaggcgTCGTCGGTGGCCACCGATCTGAGCCATCTCATCAACATGTACCACGTGCCCGAGATGCAGCAGACGGCCGGCGATCTTCAGCAGCACCATCGGAACCATCTCATGCAGCACtaccaccaacagcagcagcaccagcacaaCGCTAGCGTCTCGCCGGACCTACAAGCCCAACATCAGCATCTCCAGCAGCAGgttcaacagcagcaacagcaacagcagcaggtcCTGCGATCAATGGCCCCGATCTCACACATGTGAGACTTGGCATCAACGACCGCCACGGATCTCCTGGTGCACCATActcatcaacagcagcagcagcagcaacagcatcttCTCCTCCCGTCCAAAGGAGGGACGACCACTATAACACCACCAGCCCTCCTTTCCTCCTCGGCGGCGGGTACCAGAACTCCTCCGTGCGTCAGTAGAAACAACAGCAATGGCAGCATCGACAGTGGCACGTCACCGGGCACGATCTTTCACGGTTACGATCGCTTACAGTCTTCGCCGTACAGACATCACCAACAAAGTCACAATGGAGGGAATCACCAGATCCTTCTGAGCTCCCCTCCAGCGGCGGCTTCCATTACGCCCAACAATAGCAATGCCGGTTCGACGCTGGACACTTCGCCACATGCACTTTTAAACGGCGCAGCAGTAACAGCGTCAGCGGCCGTCTCACCCGGCATCGGATTCTCACTGGCCAATGGTGGCGACGAGCAGCCGATCCTGATGGGCGCCCTTTCGGCAGCAGATGCCGACGATGCCTTCCACCATCATctgcatcatcaccatcatcatccggtAGGAAGTGTGCTGATGTCGTCACCACATCGTCATCACCACCATCTATACCATCATCCACATCATCATCCGGActatcatcaccatgcagcggCGGCCGCGGCCCTCCTGGGAGGATTCGGTGCTGCCGCCAGTTCTGTCTCATCAGCCGATGCAGCAAACACAGACTGCGTTACCGATCGGGAAGACTCCGATGGGTTCCTTTCGGTGGCCACCATTTCCTCCGGTCATTATTGTCTCGGCGGAGATGTAGCTGCAAGCTCGTCCGAGATGGCCGCAGTGGTCGGTGGCGGTACTAGtgatgatggtgttgatgGAACGTCACTCGAAGGAGCAGGCGCTGATGGTAGCGATAGCAACAACAGAGTAGGAGGCGGTGTTGTCGGTTCAGCTAGTAGCAACGGTGTACTGCGATCTAGTGATCGATCATCATCGTCTTCGTCTACATTAGCGGCGGCCGTTGCGGCCAGTACGGCAgcggctgcagctgctgcggcAGCCGTTGTGGCTGCTtcgaaccatcatcatcatcatcatcatcaccaacatCACTCCCATTTGCAGCAGCATCCGTCGGAGTTGCagtaccatcatcatcatcattcgcaTCGCCCGTTGCCGGTGGATATATCGGCGCTATAATCCAGACGGTACCGTTCCGGTGCGAGAACCTCACGTATGTGGAAGGAAACACCTGAATAGTACCTTCTCGCCACCCAGTGAATGAAAAAGGGAACCAAGAGTGTGTTTACGCAGCGTTAATAATCGATCAGGGAAACAAAGCGGTAGCTCTTGCTGCAGCACTGTGGCCTGGCTAACCATCAAATGCGAGGGCAAATTGGAAGCAAATAAGGCGCAGGTTGTTGAGCAGGAATCTCACCCCCCAGACAGGGAGGAGAAGAACATGGAGTGTAAAgtagtttgtaaaaaaaaatacgagaGGAAATGCGAATTACGTCACAAATCCCTCTCATATTCCCGGGCATAGTATTTAGTGGTccaaaggtgtgtgtgtgtgtatgtgggtgtgtgtgtaacaaaaaaaaggagaattCTAATGAGGGTGAGTGTTTGGTCGCGTGACGTTGTATCGCAGGGACGATCGACGGAAGCGAAGGTATGACGTGTTTACGTGTAATGTGTGATATTATTCTTTTccactttatttttctgtttgtttaattttcaaacgTATATACAtaaacatatatatatatatatttttaaactataAGTGGCACCTTGTACAGCTCCCAGAGCCACTCAATACAtatataaaaacacacacacacatgcacgcacacaaaaaaaaatacagcgACCCCTATTTTTACGAAGAGCGAATCTTATCGTATCGGATTACGTAATAGTTTTTATCGGTATGCTATCGATATAGTAATACGTTAGTGAGCGAGTATAGTTGGGTGGTACGTAGCAGTGAACTTATTATAAAACTCGAGAATTACACAGGATCCCTCCCCTCAGGTTCCAGTCCGTTCGATGGAAGAAAGATGGTCATTCCACGCTTTCAGTAACATACTCCATTACATTTCGTtcctcttttattttctactatTTACTTATCTTAATTTTTCCCTAGAGTGTGgttatgaaaaatgaaaatgcgtAGGTGTGAAataatactaaaaaaaaagatcactaTGGAACTCTCATTAGGAattttgtgttcttccatctttgaCGCGCGGGGGTGGTtaggcaaaaacaaacacacacacatacatgcacACAGACTCATGCACTACCCTGGGTGGTTCTGTTGCGTGGGGAGGACTAGGACTCTTGTAAAAAAAGGCAAGCAATCTTTATAATTATTACAAATTACTGTaactaatattattattattttcttatagTAAGAAAACAGTGAACTCTCTCATCGAAAGCTGGAGAATGGTGGAATTTAgaattttatggaaaaataTACTGTTTGTTGTGCGACGGGAAAGGAACGCCGCGAACGGTCGTCATACCGTCTTTCCATTAAttgtaaacacacacacatacgacgAGGACATGCGAAATTCCACTCCTTCCCTTAGCGCCTTTGTTAGAgatgcatttattttattttactcttaTATTTTCCTCTGTCTCATGCCGTCAGTTTTCACTTTAGCGCTCGTTCGCTTCTGACAAGTTAGTTGTCGTTACTTTCAATCCAGTGGCAAGGCAGTGCGACAGTTACGCAGTTGGTTGTTTGGTATGTGGCTTGATTCGTCAAGTGTGCTATCCTTTTTGTTCCCAAAGTGTGTTGTCTTTTGTTCcggaattattttatttttatttcgttacgCGTCGGGATGTGATTAGTGGCAGCAGTCGTAGGATCGTCTCGTAGAAGTGGCAATGTGTTTCGGACCGAACACAAATAGCGGTAAGGGGGAGATAGGGCATGTTTAGTCAAGTTCTATGTGTACAGAATGgattagaaaacaaacatggtGGATAATCGGTTAAATGAGAAATAAGAATTAGCAGACGAACAAGCAGGCAGAACTCCTCAATTTAAACAATCCTCCAACGACACTATCGAACAAAATAAGCGCACTGTAAAGAggagaataaatgaaaattgtggcaagaaaaaaaaacagtcaatCATTTCCATCCTTGGTACGGAAATATGGCCCCTCAAATAGTATGGTGTCCACCGAGGGAAGCATAGCGAACAGCGGAAGAGGCAGCAGGGTGATAAGGGAAACATTAGTGAacagataaagaaaaaaaaagacgacGCAAACATGTAGCAACAAACAAGCAAGCAAACACAAGCGAGCAGTATAAATAGTAGAACGCAAAAGTATACAAATTCGGAACAACTGTAATAAGCATagacacacaacacacaaaaactGTACGAGATCTGCAAAAATTCCAATGTTAacagataaacaaaacaaaaacaatgctactaaaaatcgatgaaaaattatgaaaaattataacactttcttttatttcgcgGCCATGGGTAATACTAAAAATATTTGAGAAGTAATTAAAAAGTATGTTGCGggtaaaagaaaaggattTCCAGCATAATGTTTCTAAGTACCTTCTTGATTTTACGCAAGTGTTTCGCGTCCATTGGGTTTTGTCTACTTTGTCTCCCGACTCTGAAAATATTCAACAGTTTGGAATGTGGTAAGATTCGTAAGTATGTTGAATCCAAATATGTTATTTAACtgcataaaatatatttgaatttttcaatcCCTCAGCATGGCGACGTTTGAATGTGCCATTCGGAGCGAGTGTGTTTTTCTAATCCCGCCCTCAAGTGTTTCGTGAGCATGTGTTTCTAGGGCGTTAGACTTTCAGGAAGGAGTTTGCCTATGCTGCGAAGGACATTTTcggagttttccttttcgtagTCGTGAAGAATAGAACTAGAAGCTAACAGCATAAAAAGTGACAGTGTAAGTCGtttaaagaaacattttcaagtgGTTGGTGTTGATTGGAAAGCAACGCACAGAAGAACTCCAGTGTGTTTCGTCATTCGTGGTAAGGAACAGAGTGTGAAAGGTTGTTcaaaaaaacagttttccaGTGTCCTTGTATGGAGGAGGGATGTACAGCTGATAGCGCAGGTAAAGGTGCGTGTTTTGGTCTAATTGTTCGTAGCTGATGGTAAGATCTCTCCTCCGAGGGCAATCCTCCTTTCGG
Coding sequences within:
- the LOC131262355 gene encoding protein dissatisfaction-like, with the translated sequence MAASTVSSPYRHHQQSHNGGNHQILLSSPPAAASITPNNSNAGSTLDTSPHALLNGAAVTASAAVSPGIGFSLANGGDEQPILMGALSAADADDAFHHHLHHHHHHPVGSVLMSSPHRHHHHLYHHPHHHPDYHHHAAAAAALLGGFGAAASSVSSADAANTDCVTDREDSDGFLSVATISSGHYCLGGDVAASSSEMAAVVGGGTSDDGVDGTSLEGAGADGSDSNNRVGGGVVGSASSNGVLRSSDRSSSSSSTLAAAVAASTAAAAAAAAAVVAASNHHHHHHHHQHHSHLQQHPSELQYHHHHHSHRPLPVDISAL